The Gillisia sp. Hel_I_86 genome has a segment encoding these proteins:
- the ltrA gene encoding group II intron reverse transcriptase/maturase: MIFKEKQKSQPIDKRQVMEAFKKVRSNKGASGVDKVSISEVSARPMKYLYPVWNRLASGSYFPKPVREVEIPKADGRIRKLGIPTVQDRTAQMVIREELEQLADKRFSKSSFGYRPNKSAHQAIKQCRENCMAMDWAIDLDIKSFFDEIDHDLMLKALGHFTKEKHIHLYVTRWLKASVQKKDGSVHPRSKGTPQGGVISPLLANIFLDVVFDKWIEQHHPEVKFERYADDIIIHCANFKQALRTLEAVKARFEQCKLQIKKGKSNIVYCKRNQKKHPPFKVHYVTFSFLGFTFKPRMVKGYYGNFHLGFTPAISRQSQKRINQTLFKMKLHRMVHLRLPDLAGIIANKVRGWIHYYGKVRMSELHYVFRFLNMRLAKWVRNKYRRFRRKHWFFAYKWLQETAKQFPNLFVHWQYGFTP; encoded by the coding sequence ATGATTTTCAAAGAGAAACAAAAGTCGCAACCGATAGATAAGCGACAGGTAATGGAAGCCTTTAAGAAGGTACGCAGTAACAAGGGTGCATCGGGTGTCGATAAAGTATCGATTTCCGAAGTGTCCGCTCGCCCTATGAAATACCTTTATCCCGTATGGAACAGGTTAGCGAGTGGAAGTTACTTTCCCAAGCCCGTTCGCGAAGTAGAAATACCCAAAGCAGATGGCAGGATACGGAAACTGGGCATCCCGACGGTACAAGACCGAACGGCTCAAATGGTAATTAGAGAGGAGCTGGAGCAGCTTGCAGATAAGCGGTTCAGCAAAAGTTCCTTTGGCTATCGACCGAACAAATCGGCGCACCAAGCCATAAAGCAATGCAGGGAAAACTGTATGGCGATGGATTGGGCAATAGATTTGGACATCAAGAGTTTTTTTGATGAGATAGACCACGATTTAATGCTCAAAGCATTGGGTCACTTTACCAAAGAGAAGCACATTCACTTGTACGTGACACGTTGGTTAAAAGCCAGTGTCCAAAAGAAAGATGGGAGTGTTCATCCCCGTAGCAAAGGCACACCACAGGGAGGTGTTATAAGCCCATTATTGGCAAACATTTTCCTAGACGTTGTTTTTGACAAATGGATTGAACAGCACCATCCCGAAGTAAAGTTTGAACGATATGCAGATGATATTATCATCCATTGTGCAAACTTCAAACAAGCCCTGCGGACTTTGGAAGCGGTAAAAGCCAGATTTGAGCAATGCAAGTTGCAGATAAAGAAAGGCAAGAGCAATATTGTTTATTGCAAGCGCAACCAAAAGAAGCACCCACCGTTCAAGGTCCACTATGTAACCTTCAGTTTTTTAGGTTTTACATTCAAACCAAGAATGGTAAAGGGCTACTACGGGAACTTTCATTTGGGTTTCACGCCCGCCATCAGCCGCCAAAGTCAAAAGCGAATCAATCAAACCTTGTTCAAGATGAAACTGCACCGTATGGTTCACTTGCGCCTGCCCGATTTGGCAGGCATTATAGCGAACAAAGTACGAGGGTGGATTCATTATTACGGCAAGGTGCGAATGAGCGAACTACATTATGTGTTCCGCTTTTTGAATATGCGACTGGCTAAATGGGTACGCAACAAATATCGGCGATTTAGGCGTAAACATTGGTTCTTTGCCTACAAATGGTTACAGGAGACTGCCAAGCAGTTTCCCAATCTATTTGTGCATTGGCAATATGGTTTTACGCCTTAG
- a CDS encoding helix-turn-helix domain-containing protein codes for METKKKKMKMMTLDQMKDVHIGEIGTNDRDKYEFDLRLDILGEMIKSVRKERHLTQEQLGELIGVQKAQISKLERNAKNVTIETILKVFRALKANIKFSVVMNDSEFKVA; via the coding sequence ATGGAAACTAAAAAGAAAAAAATGAAAATGATGACGCTCGACCAGATGAAAGATGTTCACATTGGAGAGATTGGAACAAATGATAGAGATAAATATGAATTTGACCTAAGATTGGATATCTTAGGAGAAATGATAAAATCTGTTAGAAAAGAAAGACATTTGACCCAAGAGCAACTTGGAGAATTAATAGGTGTCCAAAAAGCTCAAATTTCAAAACTAGAACGGAACGCAAAAAATGTTACGATAGAAACCATTTTAAAAGTTTTTAGAGCATTAAAAGCGAACATAAAATTTAGTGTAGTAATGAATGATTCGGAGTTTAAAGTAGCTTAG
- a CDS encoding type II toxin-antitoxin system RelE/ParE family toxin: protein MEKKFEVIFLDQAIEFMNNLDPKTQNKIYYNIDKAKLINDPKLFKKLDDDIWEFRTKFSGLQYRLLAFWDKTEKTETLVLATHGIIKKVDKVPKKEIEKAKKIRAEYFEQ from the coding sequence ATGGAAAAGAAATTTGAGGTTATATTTTTGGACCAAGCGATTGAGTTTATGAACAATTTAGATCCGAAAACACAGAATAAAATTTATTACAATATTGATAAGGCAAAATTGATAAATGATCCCAAACTGTTTAAAAAATTGGATGATGATATTTGGGAATTTAGAACAAAATTTAGCGGACTTCAATATCGATTATTGGCTTTTTGGGATAAAACAGAGAAAACAGAAACCCTTGTTTTGGCAACGCACGGAATAATTAAGAAAGTAGATAAAGTTCCAAAAAAAGAAATAGAGAAAGCCAAGAAAATTAGAGCTGAATATTTTGAACAGTAA
- a CDS encoding serine hydrolase domain-containing protein: protein MKKITVLIMILLTISCKNNKNKPSFNEDGKKQISLKEIDSFLTSQAVKDSLNGVILIADNDEVLFKKAYGFKDLSHTEKHSLESKIGLASMPKMFTAIAIIKLAESGEIKLNNTVGNYLPEIKNQFLKDSVTIRQLLSHTSGLGNYWDYTNESDQEDLDKLYHLIVMNDSLKSHRKFRYSNSGFIVLGKIIESVSKVPYNEFVENNILTPLSMNNTQSVLPDGGSSSTVDDLMKFSKALRNFELISKSDFDEMITKQSDANYGLGFQLNDKNDKEIYGHPGGYFEENTILGVASAMDIIDNRYTVIVLTNRNPSMGGVNARNYILNDLTKQLSE, encoded by the coding sequence ATGAAAAAAATCACAGTTTTAATAATGATTTTGTTGACCATAAGTTGCAAAAACAATAAAAACAAACCAAGTTTTAATGAGGATGGAAAAAAGCAGATATCTTTAAAAGAAATAGATTCATTTTTGACTTCTCAAGCTGTTAAGGATAGCCTTAATGGCGTTATTCTTATAGCAGATAATGATGAAGTTCTTTTTAAAAAAGCTTATGGATTTAAAGACCTTTCACATACAGAAAAACATTCCCTTGAAAGTAAAATAGGTCTGGCCTCTATGCCAAAAATGTTTACAGCTATTGCCATTATAAAACTTGCAGAAAGTGGAGAAATAAAACTAAATAATACAGTAGGGAACTATTTACCAGAGATTAAAAATCAATTTTTAAAAGATAGCGTAACTATCAGACAACTTTTAAGCCACACAAGTGGATTGGGGAATTATTGGGATTATACCAATGAGTCCGACCAAGAAGACTTAGACAAGCTATACCATTTAATTGTGATGAATGATTCTTTAAAGAGCCACAGAAAATTCCGATATAGTAATTCTGGATTTATAGTATTGGGAAAAATTATTGAGTCAGTTAGTAAAGTACCTTATAATGAATTTGTTGAAAATAATATTCTTACACCTTTAAGTATGAATAATACACAGTCTGTTTTACCAGATGGTGGTAGTAGTTCGACAGTAGATGATTTAATGAAATTTTCAAAAGCACTAAGAAATTTTGAATTGATTTCTAAAAGTGATTTTGACGAGATGATAACTAAACAATCCGATGCCAACTATGGGTTGGGATTTCAACTCAATGACAAAAATGATAAGGAAATTTACGGTCATCCAGGTGGTTATTTCGAAGAGAATACAATACTTGGAGTTGCCTCTGCAATGGACATAATTGATAACCGATATACTGTCATAGTTTTGACAAACCGTAACCCATCGATGGGTGGAGTTAATGCACGAAACTATATTTTAAATGATTTAACGAAACAACTTTCAGAATAA
- a CDS encoding MarR family winged helix-turn-helix transcriptional regulator: MQFQDPSKTIFYQIERAIKQYRTMAQRNLNELNIKVTINQILLMIQISDKPDISQVDLSKLLFKDVASIARMIEILVQNKLIEREENSSDRRKKDLKITNKGKKLLNAAIPIISKNRETAQKDISEEEIKTLFRILNKINKNTSK, encoded by the coding sequence ATGCAATTTCAGGATCCTTCAAAAACAATATTCTATCAAATTGAAAGAGCCATTAAGCAATACCGCACAATGGCACAACGGAATTTGAACGAACTCAATATTAAAGTAACAATAAATCAAATATTACTTATGATTCAAATCAGCGATAAACCGGATATAAGTCAAGTTGATTTATCAAAACTTTTGTTCAAGGACGTCGCATCAATCGCAAGAATGATAGAAATATTAGTCCAAAATAAATTAATAGAACGAGAAGAGAATAGCTCTGACCGCAGGAAAAAGGATCTGAAAATAACTAACAAAGGAAAAAAATTATTGAATGCGGCGATTCCGATAATATCCAAAAATAGAGAAACTGCTCAGAAAGATATTAGCGAAGAAGAGATAAAAACACTTTTCAGAATTTTAAATAAAATAAACAAAAATACATCGAAATGA
- a CDS encoding DUF3368 domain-containing protein, whose product MKNGLVIADAGPIFSLAIIDKLEILNSLFDEIKIPNAVWEEITLKKNTEYYKKIKRFFEPKVVKISSFNELTFIMDYGESESLILYKELNAQFLLIDDKKARTIAENFNIECIGTLGLLSIARSKGLIDNLRPLFVKFIQNNRYYSIKLLNKLLENHKEQKITYKA is encoded by the coding sequence ATGAAAAACGGACTTGTAATTGCCGATGCAGGACCTATTTTTTCCCTTGCCATTATTGATAAGCTGGAAATTTTAAATAGTTTGTTCGATGAAATCAAAATACCAAATGCAGTTTGGGAAGAAATAACTTTAAAGAAAAACACTGAATATTATAAGAAAATCAAAAGATTTTTTGAGCCGAAAGTTGTCAAAATATCCAGTTTCAACGAATTGACTTTTATAATGGATTATGGAGAATCGGAATCATTAATCCTTTATAAAGAACTGAATGCTCAATTCCTTCTAATAGATGATAAAAAAGCACGGACAATAGCTGAAAATTTCAATATTGAGTGTATTGGAACTTTAGGTTTATTATCAATAGCAAGATCTAAAGGATTGATAGATAATTTAAGACCTTTATTTGTAAAGTTTATCCAGAACAATAGATATTATTCTATAAAATTATTAAACAAATTATTAGAGAATCACAAAGAGCAGAAGATAACATACAAAGCATAA
- a CDS encoding UPF0175 family protein has product MNYQTISVDFPNDILLALNESENDLKKRIKIMLAIQLYKIQKLTIGKAAQLSGLSRLEFETELSKNKISISSLTEKDVLKDIEKLK; this is encoded by the coding sequence ATGAATTATCAAACCATATCTGTAGATTTCCCGAACGATATTCTTTTGGCGTTGAATGAATCAGAAAATGATTTAAAAAAACGCATCAAAATCATGTTGGCCATTCAATTATATAAAATTCAAAAATTGACAATTGGTAAAGCCGCTCAACTTTCGGGACTTTCTCGATTAGAATTTGAGACTGAACTTTCCAAAAATAAAATTTCAATATCTAGCTTGACAGAAAAAGATGTACTAAAAGATATTGAAAAATTAAAATAG